The proteins below are encoded in one region of Belonocnema kinseyi isolate 2016_QV_RU_SX_M_011 chromosome 1, B_treatae_v1, whole genome shotgun sequence:
- the LOC117180866 gene encoding uncharacterized protein LOC117180866, with protein MLDPTFQEKPTSSSSTEATTYPTNPSNYSKLNPLNLPFSNSLINSTEGSVLLATALVHTEGFDGSRHLTRVLLDQAAPASFISESLVQRLRLLRQPAIISVRSVGNSRTRRTRGLVQLKVYSRIHPQITFLVRAIILSKLTSYTPPDGIRTDDWDHLMDLELADSLLKKGGHIEMILGAEVYSHVIEEGIKRGVLGTPTAQKTSLVQSIVGLQSTVDHEVLNLLRRLVFQEDIPLSVNENSVAEEECEQLFNSTFQRSHDGRYIVRLPLKDRSMNLGDSRSAVYRALVQMERRFQRDPELAKKYSNVINEYAELGDMELVSNPEDLQHDKGYFLPHHFVIKENS; from the exons ATGTTAGATCCAACTTTCCAGGAGAAACCGACATCATCTAGCTCGACGGAAGCTACTACCTATCCCACTAATCCTTCCAACTATTCCAAATTGAATCCACTTAATTTGCCATTTTCTAATTCTTTGATCAACTCTACAG AGGGATCTGTCCTCCTGGCTACGGCTCTCGTCCACACTGAAGGTTTTGATGGAAGTCGCCATCTGACACGAGTACTTCTGGACCAAGCAGCTCCAGCATCTTTTATATCGGAGTCACTTGTCCAGAGATTGAGATTGCTGAGACAACCAGCTATCATCTCAGTAAGGAGTGTGGGTAATTCGAGAACAAGGCGGACCAGAGGCTTAGTTCAATTAAAGGTCTATTCTAGAATCCATCCCcagattacatttttggtaagaGCGATTATTTTATCGAAACTCACTTCATATACGCCACCTGATGGTATTCGCACCGATGATTGGGATCATCTTATGGATTTAGAATTAGCggattctttgttgaaaaaaggGGGTCACATAGAAATGATTTTAGGGGCAGAAGTCTACTCTCATGTCATTGAGGAGGGAATCAAAAGGGGAGTTTTAGGGACTCCAACAGCTCAAAAAACTTCGTTGG TGCAATCTATTGTGGGATTGCAAAGTACAGTAGATCATGAAGTACTGAACTTGCTGAGAAGATTAGTCTTCCAGGAAGACATACCTTTATCAGTTAATGAAAATAGTGTAGCAGAAGAAGAGTGTGAGCAGCTGTTTAACTCCACTTTTCAACGCAGTCACGATGGTCGTTACATCGTGCGACTGCCCTTAAAAGATCGCTCTATGAATCTAGGGGATTCAAGATCTGCAGTTTATCGGGCTCTCGTCCAGATGGAAAGACGTTTCCAAAGAGACCCCGAGTTGGCTAAGAAATACTCAAATGTTATCAATGAGTACGCAGAGTTGGGAGACATGGAACTAGTCTCTAATCCAGAGGATCTTCAACACGACAAGGGTTACTTCTTACCACACCATTTTGTGATCAAGGAAAACAGCTGA
- the LOC117180870 gene encoding uncharacterized protein LOC117180870 has protein sequence MEDVFSCLYRGHREDVSADMDPSRGLNIPKNSMARESRSGAICTLLQLAEDEGDNFPLASQILRKEIYVDDVLSGADDVSSARKKRRQVDLLLQAGGFTLKKWVSNVGEVLEGVPTDHREDATYLLLNQDPSFRALGILWQPSSNFLRFQIDPLSERSRITKRTVFSEIARILDPLGWLAPVIVKAKMFMQSLWALKIKFRNDLSDLSTLSIPRWLATTSSSYCELHRLGDASEKAIGVVIYLRVTSPSNLTRVTLVMAKTKVARLKETSIPRLELCAAVLLVKLMSHVQSVLSLPDSAPIHLWSDSENTLDWIRVPPLRWKTYISNRVSEIQRVLPAAAWHHVPGTDNHADCASRGLTPIRLEHHLLWWQGPVWLARPELLWPNLTEARDPSVDREERDITHSALVDHETPWRLLTQYSSLRKLLRFTAICLQFVDRLRRKHFERPPCHPTTTYLKLALQKLIGQIQQKTFPKVIIKVQRQLPVSKSSPLLKLLPFLDSNGILRLGGPLTHAVLDYEERCPYILPKDSPLTTLIVRNGHQFMLHGSPQLTLSYLRRSLLDPLWSYGCEKCVVSMSDLRETSSKPL, from the exons ATGGAGGATGTATTCAGTTGTCTTTACCGCGGACATCGAGAAGATGTTTCGGCGGATATGGATCCATCCAGAGGAttaaacattccaaaaaattctaTGGCGAGAGAGTCACGATCAGGAG CGATATGCACGTTACTTCAGTTAGCGGAGGATGAGGGTGATAACTTTCCCCTCGCTTCTCAAATTCTACGGAAAGAGATTTACGTCGATGACGTACTATCAGGGGCAGATGACGTTAGCTCAGCGAGGAAAAAGCGCAGACAGGTAGACTTATTGTTGCAGGCAGGAGGTTTCACCCTGAAAAAGTGGGTGTCAAATGTAGGGGAAGTTTTAGAGGGTGTTCCCACTGATCATCGAGAGGACGCTACTTATCTTCTACTCAATCAGGATCCATCCTTTCGTGCTCTTGGCATTTTATGGCAGCCGTCGTccaattttttacgttttcagATCGACCCATTGTCGGAGAGGAGTCGGATTACAAAACGAACGGTATTTTCTGAGATAGCTCGTATACTCGATCCATTGGGATGGCTAGCACCAGTCATCGTCAAGGCCAAGATGTTCATGCAGAGTCTATGGGCTCTCAAG ATAAAGTTTAGAAACGACTTGTCTGATCTTTCAACTTTATCCATACCACGTTGGTTGGCAACTACCTCTTCCAGCTATTGTGAACTTCACAGATTAGGAGATGCCTCAGAAAAAGCAATAGGAGTTGTTATATATCTTCGTGTCACATCACCTTCGAATCTAACTCGTGTTACTCTTGTCATGGCTAAGACGAAAGTGGCTCGATTAAAGGAGACCTCAATTCCTAGGCTCGAATTGTGTGCCGCTGTTTTACTGGTAAAGTTGATGTCACATGTACAGTCGGTCCTGAGTCTCCCGGACTCAGCCCCGATACATCTTTGGTCCGATTCGGAAAACACTTTGGACTGGATTCGAGTTCCACCGCTTCGATGGAAGACCTATATCTCTAATAGAGTTTCGGAAATTCAGCGTGTTCTACCAGCGGCGGCTTGGCATCATGTTCCTGGAACGGATAATCATGCCGATTGTGCATCACGAGGCCTCACACCGATTCGATTAGAACATCATCTTCTATGGTGGCAAGGACCAGTTTGGTTGGCCAGACCTGAGCTTCTGTGGCCAAATTTAACTGAAGCTAGAGACCCATCTGTTGATAGGGAGGAACGAGATATCACCCATTCTGCACTAGTCGATCATGAAACACCTTGGCGGCTCCTGACTCAATATTCTTCGCTTAGAAAACTGTTAAGATTCACTGCTATCTGTTTGCAGTTCGTGGATCGGCTTCGTAGAAAGCATTTCGAACGGCCGCCTTGTCATCCGACGACGACATATCTTAAATTGGCCCTACAAAAGTTGATCGGCCAGATTCAGCAAAAAACCTTCCCTAAGGTCATCATCAAGGTACAAAGACAATTACCTGTTTCGAAATCGAGTCCATTATTGAAGCTACTACCTTTTTTGGACTCTAATGGAATATTGAGATTAGGAGGTCCACTGACTCATGCTGTACTAGATTACGAGGAGAGATGTCCATACATCTTACCTAAGGACTCACCGTTAACGACCTTGATTGTAAGGAATGGACATCAGTTCATGCTACACGGTAGTCCTCAACTAACATTGTCTTATTTAAGGAGAAGCTTATTGGATCCTCTCTGGTCGTACGGCTGTGAAAAGTGTGTTGTCTCGATGTCTGATCTGCGCGAGACATCGAGCAAACCCTTGTAG
- the LOC117180878 gene encoding uncharacterized protein LOC117180878: protein MRTTKGRGDKAYKGYIAIFVCCATRAIHLEVVSDYSAEGFIAAYKRFSARRGLSHTLYSDNGTNFVGADRQLRELFSEASAESDKIVRHITDNHTTWKFNPSAAPHFGGLWEAAVKSVKHHLRRLVGDTTLTFEKIYTFLTQVEACLNSRPIQSLKDDPSDLVALTPGHFLLGSPIYTIPEPSVLEARLTPKERWKLVTQMFQTLWKRWWTEYIHEIQTHHK from the coding sequence ATGCGCACGACCAAAGGGCGAGGTGACAAGGCCTATAAAGGGTATATTGCTATCTTTGTGTGCTGTGCCACACGAGCTATACATTTGGAGGTTGTATCAGATTATTCTGCTGAGGGTTTCATTGCCGCCTATAAGAGGTTTTCGGCTCGACGAGGCCTCAGTCATACTCTTTACAGCGACAATGGGACAAACTTTGTGGGAGCTGACCGACAGTTACGCGAACTATTTTCTGAGGCTTCAGCTGAGTCAGACAAGATTGTTCGTCATATCACCGACAACCATACAACTTGGAAATTCAACCCTTCCGCCGCTCCACACTTTGGAGGATTGTGGGAAGCTGCGGTAAAATCTGTTAAGCACCACCTCCGCCGCTTAGTCGGAGACACTACTTTAACCTTCGAGAAAATATACACTTTTCTCACACAAGTGGAAGCTTGCCTTAATTCAAGGCCAATTCAATCTCTGAAGGACGATCCTAGCGATTTGGTAGCGCTAACTCCTGGACACTTTCTCCTCGGCTCGCCAATTTACACAATACCAGAGCCTTCAGTATTGGAGGCAAGACTAACACCTAAAGAACGTTGGAAACTCGTAACACAAATGTTTCAAACCTTGTGGAAGAGATGGTGGACGGAATATATTCACGAGATACAAACTCATCATAAATAA